A genomic region of Desulfosarcina ovata subsp. ovata contains the following coding sequences:
- a CDS encoding lysophospholipid acyltransferase family protein → MNPLRSRTDEHRPSASDRYRWVIDLGITLLLWAYFTLGFLVFFAPLYLLAAVVPATRMTAFQWLNHGFYWIFFRLCRLLMPRQHWQIDAAVKAIRASVIVCNHVSYIDPILLISLFPRHTTIVKARLFKIPIFGWMLGLTGYIPSAADHHLADVMLRRMETLCTDLARGANLIVFPEGTRSRDGSIAPFNTGAFKIARSCRMPIHVIVIRGTERLFTPGRFLFNTLAVNTISVMSVGHIMPDYNAPGFSLAGLMHEVRQQMVTAMARPANGA, encoded by the coding sequence ATGAACCCATTGCGGTCCCGTACAGATGAGCATCGTCCATCGGCTTCCGACCGGTACCGATGGGTCATTGACCTGGGGATCACCCTGCTGCTATGGGCCTATTTCACGCTCGGGTTTCTGGTGTTCTTTGCACCGCTGTATCTGCTGGCCGCCGTCGTGCCGGCAACCCGAATGACGGCCTTTCAATGGCTGAACCACGGGTTCTATTGGATTTTTTTCCGGCTCTGCCGGTTATTGATGCCGCGCCAGCACTGGCAGATCGATGCGGCGGTAAAGGCCATCCGCGCCTCGGTAATCGTGTGCAACCATGTCTCCTATATCGATCCGATCCTGCTGATTTCGCTCTTTCCCCGGCACACGACCATCGTTAAGGCACGGCTGTTCAAAATTCCCATTTTCGGATGGATGCTGGGGCTGACCGGCTATATCCCCTCGGCTGCCGATCATCACCTGGCCGACGTAATGCTGCGGCGCATGGAAACCCTGTGCACGGACCTGGCCCGGGGCGCCAACCTGATCGTTTTTCCCGAGGGCACACGCAGCCGGGATGGCAGCATCGCCCCGTTCAACACCGGTGCCTTCAAGATTGCCCGGAGCTGCCGGATGCCCATCCATGTGATCGTGATCCGGGGTACCGAGCGGCTGTTCACACCGGGCCGGTTCCTGTTCAACACCCTTGCGGTGAACACGATCTCGGTGATGTCGGTGGGACACATCATGCCCGACTACAACGCACCGGGATTTTCCCTGGCCGGGCTGATGCATGAGGTCCGCCAGCAGATGGTGACGGCCATGGCAAGGCCGGCAAACGGAGCATAA
- a CDS encoding YcbK family protein, translating into MPFFCCADGSLPVSRILKNRARSLFLLIIMGFMAAPACATEPTRFFHSGDGAIQLVSEKNSKRFSGCYRQADGQYDADALKAIAGVFGAPHDPARPVLSLRLIEFLDFLQDRLKPGALLTITSGYRAPQYNANLRKRGALAAKASLHQYGMAADIVIQGVDSKRVWETIRGLGFGGAGYYHGRTVHVDVGPARFWDEKTSGVGSGLSDDNKLIGVVTDYDAYRPGGLVRLRFIRMTAFPIGVRAAFWLVPAEQPDGADGAIPIKVDVGPTDAAGCGQFSDIDQMAALDGRLPADIRPGCYRIRAAFCDGLWDKMPESVSTPEFEIRMP; encoded by the coding sequence ATGCCATTTTTTTGCTGTGCAGACGGATCACTTCCCGTCAGCCGTATTCTTAAAAACCGTGCGCGCTCTCTTTTTTTGCTGATCATCATGGGCTTTATGGCGGCACCGGCTTGTGCCACCGAACCAACACGGTTTTTCCACAGTGGCGATGGTGCTATTCAACTGGTAAGCGAGAAAAACAGCAAGCGCTTCAGCGGATGTTACCGCCAGGCGGACGGACAGTATGACGCCGATGCGCTCAAGGCCATTGCCGGCGTCTTTGGCGCACCCCATGATCCAGCACGACCTGTCTTGTCGCTGCGCCTGATCGAATTTCTGGATTTTCTTCAGGACCGCCTGAAACCTGGCGCATTGCTGACCATCACCTCCGGTTATCGGGCTCCGCAATACAACGCCAATTTACGTAAGCGCGGGGCGCTGGCGGCCAAGGCCAGTCTGCATCAGTACGGCATGGCCGCCGATATTGTCATTCAGGGGGTTGACTCGAAACGGGTATGGGAAACCATACGGGGTCTCGGGTTTGGTGGCGCCGGGTATTATCACGGACGGACCGTGCATGTGGATGTGGGACCGGCGCGATTCTGGGACGAGAAGACCTCCGGAGTCGGTTCGGGGCTTTCCGATGACAACAAGCTGATCGGTGTGGTTACCGATTATGATGCATACCGCCCCGGAGGGCTGGTGCGGTTGCGGTTCATCCGAATGACGGCCTTTCCCATCGGGGTGCGGGCGGCGTTCTGGCTGGTTCCTGCCGAGCAACCGGATGGTGCCGATGGGGCGATTCCGATCAAAGTGGATGTGGGACCCACGGATGCCGCCGGCTGCGGGCAGTTTAGCGATATCGACCAGATGGCCGCCTTGGACGGACGGCTGCCAGCGGATATCCGCCCGGGATGTTACCGGATTCGGGCCGCTTTCTGCGATGGCTTATGGGATAAAATGCCGGAAAGCGTATCCACGCCTGAATTTGAAATCCGTATGCCCTGA
- a CDS encoding integration host factor subunit alpha — MALTKQDIVEKICGKLGFPKKQATTIAEALLELIKSSLESGEDVLVSGFGKFCVKKKTERKGRNPATGEDAILPARRVVTFKCSGKLRDKVNGI, encoded by the coding sequence ATGGCATTGACCAAACAGGATATCGTTGAAAAAATCTGCGGGAAGCTGGGATTTCCCAAAAAACAGGCCACCACAATAGCAGAAGCTCTCCTCGAACTGATCAAATCCAGCCTGGAATCCGGTGAGGATGTCCTGGTGTCCGGTTTCGGCAAGTTCTGTGTGAAGAAAAAAACGGAACGGAAAGGGCGGAATCCAGCGACCGGTGAAGATGCTATTTTGCCCGCCCGGCGGGTGGTGACGTTCAAATGTTCCGGAAAACTTCGGGATAAGGTGAATGGAATCTGA
- a CDS encoding class II aldolase/adducin family protein, translated as MDPYLQPRKDIIRCCRWLCEHGYFGSLLSAGGNVSVRIPGEPVLVITPSGRPYMELAPTDICVVDFDLKPVAGQHQPSIETAMHAGIYRVRPDVGAVVHTHQAFASVFALINQSIPALFDEVALAIGETVDVIPYAFSGTPELVQAVRQTVTNGCDCFIMKNHGALNLGATLDQAWKNAELLEKTAQAYYHALATGQPVTTLPDDTLRKVRALRESRSL; from the coding sequence ATGGATCCATACCTTCAGCCACGCAAAGACATTATCCGCTGCTGCCGCTGGTTGTGCGAACACGGTTATTTCGGCTCACTGCTCAGTGCCGGTGGCAACGTTTCCGTGCGTATTCCCGGTGAGCCGGTACTGGTGATCACCCCCTCGGGCCGACCTTACATGGAACTTGCCCCCACAGACATCTGCGTGGTCGATTTCGATCTCAAACCCGTTGCCGGGCAGCATCAACCCTCCATTGAAACTGCCATGCACGCAGGAATTTACCGGGTCCGTCCGGATGTGGGAGCTGTGGTGCACACCCATCAGGCCTTTGCCAGTGTATTCGCCCTGATCAACCAGTCCATTCCGGCCTTGTTCGATGAAGTGGCCCTGGCCATCGGCGAGACGGTGGACGTGATCCCCTATGCCTTTTCCGGCACCCCCGAGCTGGTCCAGGCGGTCAGGCAGACCGTTACCAATGGATGCGACTGCTTTATCATGAAAAACCACGGCGCCCTGAATCTGGGGGCCACTCTCGACCAGGCCTGGAAAAACGCCGAATTGCTCGAAAAGACCGCCCAGGCATACTACCACGCCCTGGCCACCGGCCAGCCGGTGACGACCCTGCCCGACGATACCCTCCGCAAGGTCCGTGCATTGCGCGAATCGCGTTCACTGTAA
- a CDS encoding 3-deoxy-7-phosphoheptulonate synthase has protein sequence MKKTYDLNVLKRTSIITPDQLREEFPMTEKATRTVLDSRQEIKAILDGKDQRLLIITGPCSIISHRQAVRYGELLAELQEKVKPTIKLVMRVYFEKPRTNVGFKGLISDPHIDKQTFDIDEGLRKARKILMDLNEMGVACGTEILSQTAAERLSGLIAWACIGARTTESQNHREWASAFSMPVGFKNGTDGNLGTAINALLAASTPQVFIGNDPFGVTSRVFSSGNKYCHIVLRGGKRPNYDPVSISEACEMLANHPSLLQSVIVDCSHKNSGKDYRKQGEVFNHVLIQRIGHTNGIHIKPNKAICGMMLESNIEAGKQAFVYGETRKEDLNPFISITDACIGWDETEEIILTAHRQLK, from the coding sequence ATGAAAAAAACCTATGACTTAAATGTCCTTAAACGCACGTCCATTATTACGCCGGATCAGCTCCGCGAGGAATTCCCGATGACGGAGAAGGCCACCCGGACCGTACTTGACAGCCGCCAGGAGATCAAGGCGATCCTGGACGGTAAGGATCAGCGACTGCTGATCATCACCGGGCCATGTTCCATTATCAGTCATCGGCAAGCCGTGAGATACGGGGAATTGCTGGCGGAGCTGCAGGAAAAGGTGAAACCAACCATCAAACTGGTCATGCGGGTCTATTTTGAAAAACCGCGAACCAATGTGGGCTTCAAGGGACTCATCTCCGACCCCCATATCGACAAACAAACCTTTGATATCGACGAGGGCCTTCGCAAAGCCAGAAAAATCCTGATGGACCTCAACGAAATGGGCGTGGCCTGCGGAACGGAGATTCTGAGTCAGACGGCTGCCGAGCGTCTCTCCGGTCTGATCGCCTGGGCCTGCATCGGCGCCCGGACCACCGAGTCCCAGAATCACCGCGAGTGGGCCAGCGCCTTCTCCATGCCGGTGGGATTTAAAAACGGCACCGACGGCAATCTGGGCACGGCCATCAACGCCCTGCTGGCAGCCTCCACGCCCCAGGTTTTTATCGGCAACGATCCGTTTGGGGTCACCTCCAGGGTGTTTTCAAGTGGCAACAAGTACTGCCACATTGTCCTGCGCGGCGGCAAGCGTCCCAACTACGACCCGGTGAGCATCAGTGAGGCGTGTGAAATGCTGGCCAACCATCCGTCACTGCTGCAGTCCGTGATTGTCGACTGCTCGCACAAAAACTCCGGTAAGGACTACCGCAAGCAGGGAGAAGTATTCAATCATGTGCTGATTCAACGTATCGGCCACACCAACGGTATTCACATCAAACCCAATAAAGCCATCTGCGGCATGATGCTGGAAAGTAATATCGAGGCCGGCAAGCAGGCGTTCGTCTACGGAGAAACCAGAAAAGAGGATCTCAATCCGTTTATCTCCATCACCGATGCGTGTATCGGCTGGGATGAGACCGAAGAGATTATTCTCACTGCCCATCGGCAGCTGAAATGA
- a CDS encoding beta-ketoacyl-[acyl-carrier-protein] synthase family protein — translation MNRRVVITGCAAITPIGHGKADIVQSMRQGTSGVKPLRSDGLLTDHIHSGVYGTVDYPIAYEFKRSNRKTMGPVSYYACQVAKEALAESGLSPDFITSGRLGVAFGSVHGSPSVQRQIYRTFFDGSDSRLSSVGAVDYLKSMAHTTAVNITRMFGITGRVISSSTACTTSSQSIGFGYEAVKFGLQDAMLCGGADEYDTTTVAVFDNLLACSTDYNDRPHLTPRPFDKHRDGLVVGEGAGAVILEDYQSAKKRGAPILGEIIGFSCNNNGGDLILPNKDGIVQTIRLGLENARVAPEQIDFVSAHATATKMGDVIEAMAMGEVYGKEPLVSALKSYMGHTMAACGVIETIQTLYMMQEGFIAPTLNLETVDKRCDGVRHVQRLTDASIEIAAVQNFAFGGVNTCLILKRAGE, via the coding sequence ATGAATAGAAGAGTCGTCATTACCGGATGCGCCGCCATCACCCCTATCGGGCACGGCAAGGCGGACATCGTTCAATCCATGCGCCAGGGCACCTCGGGCGTCAAACCGCTACGTAGTGACGGGCTGCTGACCGACCATATCCATTCCGGCGTCTACGGCACGGTAGATTATCCGATTGCCTACGAATTCAAACGCAGCAACCGCAAAACCATGGGTCCGGTTTCCTACTACGCCTGCCAGGTGGCCAAAGAGGCATTGGCTGAATCAGGACTCAGCCCCGATTTCATCACATCCGGACGCCTGGGCGTCGCCTTTGGTTCCGTGCACGGCAGCCCCTCGGTACAACGCCAGATTTACCGGACCTTTTTCGACGGCTCGGACAGCCGGCTCTCCAGTGTGGGGGCCGTGGATTACCTCAAATCCATGGCGCACACCACGGCAGTCAACATTACGCGCATGTTCGGCATCACCGGCCGGGTCATCTCCTCATCCACGGCCTGCACCACCAGCAGCCAGTCCATCGGCTTCGGCTATGAGGCGGTCAAGTTCGGTCTCCAGGATGCCATGCTCTGTGGCGGCGCCGACGAGTACGACACGACCACGGTGGCCGTGTTCGACAACCTTCTGGCCTGCTCCACCGATTACAACGACCGGCCCCACCTGACGCCACGGCCCTTTGACAAACACCGCGACGGTCTGGTGGTGGGCGAAGGGGCCGGTGCCGTGATTCTGGAAGATTACCAGTCGGCAAAAAAACGCGGCGCCCCCATTTTAGGAGAAATCATCGGATTCTCCTGCAACAACAACGGCGGCGACCTGATCCTGCCCAACAAGGACGGAATCGTGCAGACCATCCGGCTGGGACTGGAAAATGCCCGGGTGGCCCCCGAACAGATCGATTTTGTCAGCGCCCACGCCACGGCCACCAAAATGGGCGATGTCATCGAGGCCATGGCCATGGGCGAGGTTTACGGAAAAGAGCCTCTCGTATCGGCACTGAAAAGCTATATGGGCCACACCATGGCTGCCTGTGGGGTAATCGAAACCATCCAGACCCTCTATATGATGCAGGAGGGGTTCATCGCGCCCACGCTCAACCTGGAAACCGTGGACAAGCGTTGCGATGGGGTCCGCCACGTACAACGGTTGACCGATGCGTCGATCGAAATCGCCGCCGTGCAAAATTTTGCCTTTGGTGGCGTCAATACCTGCCTGATCCTGAAACGGGCCGGCGAATGA
- a CDS encoding acyl carrier protein, with amino-acid sequence MTRTEVTGKLLDIFSRQFEIEDIGLNDNLREDHEFDSIDAIELLREIEIMLDTPLTREEKKKAMDILTLDQIVDYVMDLAKARAA; translated from the coding sequence ATGACGCGCACCGAAGTCACCGGGAAACTGCTGGACATCTTCTCCCGGCAATTTGAAATCGAAGACATAGGACTGAATGACAATCTGCGGGAAGACCACGAATTTGACAGCATCGATGCCATCGAACTGCTTCGTGAAATCGAAATCATGCTGGACACGCCGTTGACCCGCGAAGAGAAAAAAAAAGCCATGGATATCCTCACCCTGGACCAGATCGTGGATTATGTGATGGATCTGGCCAAGGCCCGGGCCGCCTGA
- a CDS encoding PEP-CTERM sorting domain-containing protein translates to MKKNLSILGFFLSFFLFSGSATATQYTFEDTIDFDDFLGTAVITSSSPLSYIHDINDDVDLASGELVIEATLELAFVYDITDSVLKFCKYVIWDFSEYSKIAFDGTAWIQINGDGEIDWAIYELVLDIDWLNDDGLLDVTIAVYNSNSTATAYLDYSKLTGTYETAPVPEPATMFLFGSGLVGLAGVSRKKIFKKS, encoded by the coding sequence ATGAAAAAAAACTTATCTATTCTTGGTTTCTTCTTATCATTCTTCTTATTTTCTGGGAGCGCTACAGCTACTCAATACACCTTCGAAGATACGATTGATTTTGATGATTTCTTAGGAACGGCTGTTATCACTTCATCTTCACCACTAAGCTACATTCATGATATTAACGATGATGTTGATCTTGCTTCTGGTGAATTGGTGATTGAAGCAACTTTGGAGCTTGCTTTTGTATATGACATAACTGATAGTGTTTTAAAATTTTGTAAATATGTTATTTGGGATTTTAGTGAGTATTCTAAAATTGCCTTTGATGGGACAGCATGGATCCAAATCAATGGAGACGGTGAAATCGATTGGGCTATATACGAATTAGTACTTGATATTGACTGGCTCAATGATGATGGGTTGCTTGATGTTACCATTGCTGTGTATAATTCCAATAGTACAGCCACAGCATACCTTGATTATTCGAAACTGACTGGCACATATGAGACTGCTCCAGTCCCCGAACCCGCAACCATGTTTCTTTTCGGCAGTGGCTTGGTCGGCCTCGCAGGTGTATCCCGCAAAAAGATATTCAAGAAAAGCTAA
- a CDS encoding glycosyltransferase family 2 protein encodes MESDWVPKTGTGYPKRPINRSFPRSSFAVVIPVYNHGRTVTAVVERTTALGFAVFVIDDGSEDLDTRTLEKISGVHLLRHGRNRGKGAALVTGFTAAARAGFAWAISLDADGQHLPEECLSLINAIPAGTRPIVVGQRTGMLGAGAPWTSRFGRGFSNFWIRCSGGPSTTDTQSGFRIYPLPEVLNLDIKARRYQYELEVLVKAAWQKIPVIETPISVIYRPEGGRISHFHPFFDFLRNTGTFTRLIVRRIFGRHRKVFPCTAREQ; translated from the coding sequence ATGGAATCTGATTGGGTTCCAAAAACAGGCACCGGTTACCCCAAGCGCCCGATTAATCGTTCCTTTCCCCGGTCATCGTTTGCCGTCGTCATCCCGGTATACAATCATGGCCGCACCGTCACGGCAGTGGTCGAGCGCACCACCGCCCTGGGATTTGCCGTTTTTGTCATTGATGACGGTTCGGAAGATCTCGACACCCGGACGCTCGAAAAGATATCGGGCGTCCATTTGCTGCGCCATGGGCGCAACCGCGGCAAAGGCGCAGCCCTGGTCACCGGGTTCACTGCCGCCGCCAGGGCCGGTTTTGCCTGGGCCATTTCGCTGGATGCCGACGGGCAGCACCTCCCCGAAGAGTGTCTGTCCCTGATCAACGCCATCCCGGCGGGTACCCGGCCGATCGTCGTCGGTCAGCGCACGGGCATGCTGGGCGCCGGGGCGCCCTGGACCAGCCGATTTGGCCGCGGGTTTTCCAATTTCTGGATCCGCTGCTCCGGTGGGCCGTCCACCACCGACACCCAGAGCGGGTTCCGCATCTACCCCCTTCCCGAAGTGCTCAACCTGGACATCAAGGCCAGGCGCTATCAGTATGAGCTGGAGGTACTGGTCAAGGCCGCATGGCAAAAAATCCCGGTGATCGAAACCCCCATCAGCGTCATCTACCGGCCCGAAGGGGGCCGGATTTCCCATTTTCATCCGTTCTTCGATTTTCTGCGCAACACCGGCACCTTCACCCGCCTGATCGTAAGGCGGATCTTCGGCCGCCATCGCAAGGTTTTCCCATGTACCGCCAGGGAGCAGTGA
- a CDS encoding FeoA family protein, with the protein MTKINIRKMQVNQEGTIASVKVGGELGRRIRDMGLVPGTFVKIQGRAPLYDPVALRVKGFTLTLRNNEADHIEVEIDG; encoded by the coding sequence ATGACAAAGATCAATATTCGTAAGATGCAGGTCAATCAGGAAGGCACCATCGCCAGCGTCAAGGTCGGTGGTGAACTGGGGCGTCGCATCCGGGACATGGGGTTGGTTCCGGGGACATTTGTCAAAATCCAGGGGCGTGCTCCGCTCTATGACCCGGTGGCCCTGCGGGTCAAGGGGTTCACTCTGACCCTGCGCAACAACGAAGCCGACCACATCGAAGTGGAGATTGACGGATAG
- a CDS encoding lysophospholipid acyltransferase family protein, protein MQRIFYQCLTVMACIVGPWFFVLLSRCVAAGYFLFFPARVMIGVRFYHALFPDRGTRFHLGCTWRQFQNFTSLFLDRFLLQTGRTIDYTFAGREHLLAALKQGSGGIILMSHMGNWEIAAHLLRRSISDLPLMLLMGTRAKDEIERLQKKDLAASGIRILAVDQAAGSPFSLVEALSFLRGGGFVSLAGDTIWQAEERTVAVEFLGHTARLPETAHTLAMVSGAPLFIFFASRKDRSQYHFSVSAPIVVQAASRQARGEAIRRSAQAYADRMQSQLRASPFEWYHFERFLEPGSPNRPTD, encoded by the coding sequence ATGCAGCGGATCTTCTATCAATGTCTCACCGTGATGGCCTGCATCGTCGGCCCATGGTTTTTCGTGCTCCTCTCCCGGTGCGTGGCCGCTGGCTATTTTCTCTTTTTCCCTGCGCGGGTAATGATCGGCGTGCGCTTTTACCACGCCCTGTTTCCCGATCGCGGCACACGGTTCCACCTGGGCTGCACCTGGCGGCAGTTCCAGAATTTCACGTCCCTCTTTCTGGACCGCTTTCTGCTTCAGACCGGCCGTACCATCGACTACACCTTCGCCGGCCGCGAGCACCTGCTGGCCGCCCTCAAGCAGGGCAGCGGCGGGATCATCCTCATGTCCCACATGGGCAACTGGGAAATCGCCGCCCACTTGCTGCGCCGCAGCATTTCCGACCTGCCCCTGATGCTGCTCATGGGCACGCGGGCCAAAGACGAAATCGAACGCCTGCAGAAAAAAGACCTGGCCGCTTCGGGCATCCGCATCCTTGCCGTGGATCAGGCGGCCGGATCGCCGTTCAGCCTGGTGGAGGCGCTGTCGTTTCTGAGAGGCGGCGGATTCGTTTCCCTGGCCGGGGACACCATCTGGCAGGCCGAAGAGCGCACCGTGGCGGTCGAATTTCTGGGCCATACGGCCAGGCTGCCTGAAACGGCCCACACCCTGGCCATGGTGTCGGGTGCGCCCCTGTTCATTTTTTTTGCCTCCCGAAAGGATCGAAGCCAATACCACTTCAGCGTGTCGGCACCCATCGTCGTGCAGGCTGCATCGCGCCAGGCTCGCGGCGAGGCCATCCGGCGCTCGGCCCAGGCCTATGCAGACCGGATGCAGTCCCAGTTAAGGGCGTCGCCCTTCGAATGGTACCATTTTGAACGCTTTCTCGAACCCGGATCGCCAAACCGGCCGACAGACTGA
- a CDS encoding TraR/DksA family transcriptional regulator yields the protein MKSNDIDQIKKDLTQLLDNLSRNTNEVLEKWANTSETLSDTLDKAILQTEMDYAFCRLLREGLNKENIMRALQKIDEGTYGICEACEEEISIGRLKAIPDARYCIFCQNQMEKEKIMVGA from the coding sequence ATGAAATCCAATGATATCGATCAGATTAAAAAAGATCTCACCCAGTTGCTGGACAATCTTTCCCGAAATACGAACGAAGTTCTCGAAAAATGGGCAAATACATCGGAAACATTGTCCGATACCCTCGACAAGGCGATTCTTCAAACCGAAATGGATTATGCATTTTGCAGATTGCTCCGAGAAGGCTTAAACAAAGAAAATATTATGAGAGCGTTGCAGAAAATTGACGAGGGAACCTATGGGATATGTGAGGCGTGCGAGGAAGAGATATCCATCGGACGTTTAAAAGCTATTCCTGATGCAAGATACTGTATATTCTGTCAAAATCAGATGGAAAAAGAGAAAATAATGGTTGGGGCTTAA
- a CDS encoding SO_0444 family Cu/Zn efflux transporter yields MNLLLGVLLQSWNILLESSIFILFGLLVSGLLRVFLNPGAVATHLGEGRFRSVFKASLMGIPIPLCSCGVLPAAAALKKQGANNGAVTSFLISTPESGVDSISITYALMDPIMTVMRPVAAFFTAFTAGIAENLLGRPDMFRPVVPDLSCPVDGCCDGVDCAPDVHRRHHGFGEKVTAGLRFAFTDVWGDLALWFLFGLLLSGAITELIPESVFSRYMGGGFSAMLIMLGVGIPIYICATASTPIAAALILQGVSPGAALVFLMVGPATNVTSLTVLTRVLGRRATAIYLTAIAVCAVGFGLLVDRIYHVLGISARAIVGQAGESIPYAIELAGAMIILVLSVKPVWHFLRSRFPDGGRRPGPTGDGSLAAPEHCAGST; encoded by the coding sequence ATGAATTTGCTGTTGGGCGTTTTGCTGCAATCCTGGAATATCCTGCTGGAATCCTCGATCTTTATCCTCTTCGGCCTGCTGGTCAGCGGCCTGTTGCGCGTGTTTCTCAATCCCGGGGCGGTGGCCACGCACCTGGGCGAGGGCCGCTTCCGTTCCGTGTTCAAGGCCTCGCTGATGGGGATTCCGATCCCCCTGTGCTCCTGCGGGGTGCTGCCGGCTGCCGCCGCCCTGAAAAAACAGGGGGCCAACAACGGGGCGGTCACCTCGTTTCTGATCTCCACGCCCGAGTCGGGTGTCGACTCCATCTCCATCACCTATGCCTTGATGGATCCGATCATGACCGTCATGCGGCCGGTGGCGGCGTTTTTCACGGCCTTTACCGCCGGCATTGCCGAGAATCTGCTGGGCCGGCCCGATATGTTCCGCCCGGTGGTCCCGGACCTCTCCTGCCCGGTGGATGGATGCTGTGACGGGGTCGACTGCGCTCCCGATGTCCATCGCCGGCACCACGGTTTTGGGGAAAAGGTGACAGCCGGTCTGCGCTTTGCCTTTACCGATGTGTGGGGGGATCTGGCGTTGTGGTTTCTCTTTGGCCTGCTTTTGTCCGGCGCCATCACCGAACTGATTCCCGAATCGGTTTTCAGCCGTTACATGGGCGGCGGTTTCAGCGCCATGCTGATCATGCTTGGCGTGGGAATTCCGATCTATATCTGTGCCACCGCCTCAACCCCCATCGCCGCCGCCCTGATCCTGCAGGGGGTCAGCCCGGGAGCGGCCCTGGTTTTTCTCATGGTCGGTCCGGCCACCAACGTGACCTCGCTTACCGTGCTGACCCGCGTGCTGGGACGCCGGGCCACCGCCATCTACCTGACGGCGATTGCTGTCTGCGCAGTCGGTTTCGGCCTGCTGGTGGACCGGATCTACCATGTTTTGGGTATTTCCGCCCGGGCTATCGTGGGGCAGGCCGGGGAAAGCATCCCTTACGCCATCGAACTGGCCGGTGCCATGATTATCCTGGTGCTGTCGGTCAAACCCGTCTGGCACTTTCTGCGCAGCCGTTTTCCTGATGGGGGGAGGCGGCCTGGGCCAACCGGCGATGGCTCCCTGGCGGCGCCGGAGCACTGTGCTGGCAGTACTTGA
- a CDS encoding ArsR/SmtB family transcription factor has protein sequence MANKKIQPVFTSETCDVRVIHLERVARARAERIREENLQRLALTFKIMGDPTRLNIILALRGGEMCVCDIAAFLGISESAVSHQLRRLRELALVRARRDGQVLYYALDDAHVLDLVSIGLDHIGE, from the coding sequence ATGGCAAACAAGAAAATACAACCGGTCTTTACATCGGAAACCTGTGACGTTCGGGTGATTCATCTGGAACGGGTGGCCCGGGCGAGGGCGGAGCGTATCCGGGAAGAAAATCTGCAACGTCTCGCCCTGACCTTCAAGATCATGGGGGACCCCACGCGGCTCAACATCATCCTGGCCCTGCGCGGAGGGGAGATGTGCGTTTGCGATATCGCCGCCTTTCTGGGAATCAGCGAGTCGGCCGTTTCCCACCAGCTGCGACGGCTGCGCGAGCTGGCCCTGGTACGTGCCCGGCGCGACGGACAGGTGCTGTATTACGCTTTGGACGACGCGCATGTGCTGGACCTGGTATCCATCGGGCTGGACCACATCGGCGAATAA